Proteins encoded in a region of the Homo sapiens chromosome 9, GRCh38.p14 Primary Assembly genome:
- the OR13C8 gene encoding olfactory receptor 13C8: MERTNDSTSTEFFLVGLSAHPKLQTVFFVLILWMYLMILLGNGVLISVIIFDSHLHTPMYFFLCNLSFLDVCYTSSSVPLILASFLAVKKKVSFSGCMVQMFISFAMGATECMILGTMALDRYVAICYPLRYPVIMSKGAYVAMAAGSWVTGLVDSVVQTAFAMQLPFCANNVIKHFVCEILAILKLACADISINVISMTGSNLIVLVIPLLVISISYIFIVATILRIPSTEGKHKAFSTCSAHLTVVIIFYGTIFFMYAKPESKASVDSGNEDIIEALISLFYGVMTPMLNPLIYSLRNKDVKAAVKNILCRKNFSDGK; encoded by the coding sequence ATGGAAAGGACCAACGATTCCACGTCGACAGAATTTTTCCTGGTAGGGCTTTCTGCCCACCCAAAGCTCCAGACAGTTTTCTTCGTTCTAATTTTGTGGATGTACCTGATGATCCTGCTTGGAAATGGAGTCCTTATCTCAGTTATCATCTTTGATTCTCACCTGCACACCCCCAtgtatttcttcctctgtaatCTTTCCTTCCTCGACGTTTGCTACACAAGTTCCTCTGTCCCACTAATTCTTGCCAGCTTTCTGGCAGTAAAGAAAAAGGTTTCCTTCTCTGGGTGTATGgtgcaaatgtttatttcttttgccatGGGGGCCACGGAGTGCATGATCTTAGGCACGATGGCACTGGACCGCTATGTGGCCATCTGCTACCCACTGAGATACCCTGTCATCATGAGCAAGGGTGCCTATGTGGCCATGGCAGCTGGGTCCTGGGTCACTGGGCTTGTGGACTCAGTAGTGCAGACAGCTTTTGCAATGCAGTTACCATTCTGTGCTAATAATGTCATTAAACATTTTGTCTGTGAAATTCTGGCTATCTTGAAACTGGCCTGTGCTGATATTTCAATCAATGTGATTAGTATGACAGGGTCGAATCTGATTGTTCTGGTTATTCCATTGTTAGTAATTTCCATCTCTTACATATTTATTGTTGCCACTATTCTGAGGATTCCTTCCACTGAAGGAAAACATAAGGCCTTCTCCACCTGCTCAGCCCACCTGACAGTGGTGATTATATTCTATGGAACCATCTTCTTCATGTACGCAAAGCCTGAGTCTAAAGCCTCTGTTGATTCAGGTAATGAAGACATCATTGAGGCCCTCATCTCCCTTTTCTATGGAGTGATGACTCCCATGCTTAATCCTCTCATCTATAGTCTGCGAAACAAGGATGTAAAGGCTGCTGTCAAAAACATACTGTGTAGGAAAAACTTTTCTGATGGAAAATGA